Proteins from a genomic interval of Crassostrea angulata isolate pt1a10 chromosome 7, ASM2561291v2, whole genome shotgun sequence:
- the LOC128156458 gene encoding collagen alpha-1(XX) chain-like gives MRKNFCLSYLLLISCVLVGVVAIYKDIVLAIDTSDSVDASDLKDAIDFIYNVTKWITIGPQDIQVAVVTYASDVTEHFDLDDYLTNNTLLSAMEALKSKLTPGGGTYTFDALTYVKTTSFLPMRGSRNNSMKAVLVMTDGQSTNYPLTVKTANELRTELGAEVFAIGVGQDSKKNVEIQGIASDPDSYYVYYVDSFDYLCSVVPSLVPKLDPDAFAQGVSSCPTAAPVEQDEVATSSSNSSVIIATVVLVAVVLLSATITTAVIIERSTRVPSFTSMESQISSIVNQYGNAPLGESPANFDASQLDHIPELGPREINLDIVSPSQFQPRLDPIPIRNLELL, from the exons ATGAGAAAAAACTTCTGTCTCTCCTATCTATTATTGATATCATGTGTACTTGTTGGAGTTGTAGCCATATACAAAG ATATTGTTCTAGCCATTGATACATCGGACAGTGTCGATGCTTCAGATCTCAAGGATGCCATAGACTTTATTTACAACGTCACAAAATGGATAACAATAGGCCCGCAAGATATCCAAGTGGCGGTGGTGACGTATGCTAGCGACGTCACGGAGCACTTTGACCTTGATGATTACCTCACTAACAATACTTTGTTAAGCGCAATGGAAGCTCTGAAGTCAAAACTTACACCAGGTGGCGGCACGTATACTTTTGACGCCCTGACATACGTCAAAACAACGTCATTTTTGCCCATGCGCGGCTCCCGGAATAACTCGATGAAGGCGGTATTAGTGATGACGGATGGTCAGTCTACGAACTATCCGCTGACAGTCAAAACGGCAAATGAACTACGAACCGAGCTGGGAGCCGAGGTTTTTGCCATCGGGGTTGGACAAGACTCAAAGAAAAATGTGGAGATTCAAGGAATAGCGAGCGATCCCGACTCTTACTACGTGTACTATGTGGATTCCTTTGATTACCTTTGCAGCGTGGTGCCGTCCCTCGTCCCAAAACTTG ATCCAGACGCCTTTGCTCAGGGTGTGTCGTCTTGTCCCACAGCAGCGCCAGTTGAACAAG aTGAGGTTGCTACGTCTAGTTCCAACTCCAGCGTCATCATTGCCACAGTGGTCTTGGTTGCGGTTGTCCTGCTTTCCGCCACCATAACGACGGCTGTCATTATTGAGAGATCCAC GCGCGTTCCCTCCTTCACATCCATGGAAAGCCAGATATCCAGCATCGTAAACCAGTACGGAAACGCCCCTCTAGGGGAATCCCCAGCCAACTTCGATGCTTCCCAGTTAGATCACATCCCTGAACTTGGACCCCGCGAGATCAACCTGGATATCGTATCGCCCTCGCAGTTCCAGCCTCGTCTTGATCCAATCCCAATCCGGAACTTGGAATTGCTCTAA
- the LOC128156457 gene encoding probable transcription-associated protein 1, which translates to MARILWVIAALSLVSLTHSITNDVVYIIDTSGSLNQTDLEYSVDFLIDVTNYLTIGSSDIKISIVTFSNVSIVQHNFNSLSDKAAVLTALQNQKSITTAGGTKTYEALNDANTLFTSASSGRRTGVNQTVVVLTDGKSDNLLNTRSAAEALHMQGIEVFSVGVGSEVVDDKTELYAIASDPDSYYQHDIENFIHLCNVVPTLALKLDPSIGTITLPPDCVTTTTTTAAPKKKAPAATTTSAATTTVLTTTTSATTTTVPTTTTSAATTTVPTTTTSAATTTVTTTTTSADTTTTASAGTTTTAANPQSQQSAATDDSSSSTPIIAVGAAASLLLLSSIPGGYFMYKAALRRKIRQEEKEEEVQDAIQPYENSAPKHLGPGKPAWQA; encoded by the exons ATGGCCAGGATCCTGTGGGTGATAGCGGCTCTGTCCCTGGTGTCACTCACCCACAGTATAACGAACG ACGTGGTTTACATTATTGACACCTCTGGAAGTCTTAATCAGACCGACCTGGAGTACTCAGTAGATTTTTTAATTGACGTCACAAATTATCTGACGATTGGATCGAGCGACATCAAAATATCTATAGTGACATTCTCCAATGTCTCTATTGTACAACACAATTTTAACAGCTTATCCGATAAGGCTGCGGTGTTGACAGCGCTCCAAAATCAGAAATCCATAACGACAGCAGGCGGCACCAAAACATATGAAGCACTTAATGACGCAAACACCCTTTTCACGTCAGCATCAAGCGGCAGACGTACTGGAGTAAACCAGACGGTGGTGGTTCTGACTGACGGGAAGTCTGACAACCTGCTCAATACAAGGTCAGCAGCGGAGGCTTTGCATATGCAAGGAATAGAGGTCTTCTCTGTGGGAGTGGGTAGCGAAGTTGTTGACGACAAAACGGAGCTGTACGCCATTGCCAGTGATCCTGACTCCTACTACCAGCATGACATTGAGAACTTCATCCATCTCTGTAACGTTGTCCCGACACTGGCCCTCAAGTTAG ATCCAAGCATCGGTACTATAACACTACCACCTGACTGTGTGACCACCACCACAACGACTGCTGCTCCGAAAAAGAAAGCCCCGGCCGCCACTACCACTAGTGCTGCCACTACCACTGTTTTAACTACCACCACTAGTGCTACCACTACCACTGTTCCAACAACTACCACTAGTGCTGCCACTACCACTGTTCCGACAACTACGACTAGTGCTGCAACTACCACTGTTACAACCACTACCACTAGTGCTGACACTACAACCACTGCATCTGCAGGCACCACTACTACAGCTGCAAATCCACAAAGCCAGCAATCTGCAGCAACAGACGACTCCT cgTCTTCTACTCCAATAATCGCTGTGGGGGCTGCAGCCTCTCTTCTCCTTTTGTCTTCAATCCCTGGTGGATACTTCATGTACAAAGCGGCGCTTAGGAGAAAAATTCGACAAGAAGAGAAGGAAGAAGAAGTCCAAGACGCCATTCAACCATATGAAAATTCGGCACCAAAGCATTTAGGCCCGGGAAAACCCGCTTGGCAAGCGTAG